In one window of Eubalaena glacialis isolate mEubGla1 chromosome 13, mEubGla1.1.hap2.+ XY, whole genome shotgun sequence DNA:
- the SPATA2 gene encoding spermatogenesis-associated protein 2, with the protein MGKPSSMDAKYKDDLFRKYVQFHEGKVDTTPSKQRPGSDESLRVAASTLLSLHKVDPFYRFRLIQFYEVVESSLRSLSSSSLRALHCAFSVLETVGVNLFLYPWKKEFRSIKTYTGPFVYYVKSTLLEEDIRAILNYMGYVPELGTAYKLKELVETLQVKMVSFELFLAKVECEQMLEIHSQVKDKGYSELDVVSERRSSVEDVRGCSDALRRRAEGREHLTTSMARVVLQKSASERAAKDYYKPRVTKPSRSVDTYDNYWESRKPPLKASLSLRKEPVAADLGDDLKDEIIRPSPSLLAMSSSPHGSPDDLPSPSPNNGLGLLRGTYFSTQEDVDLYTDSEPRATYRRQDALRPDVWLVRSDAHPIYHKRSPPAKESALSKCQNCGLSCSSSLCQRCDSLLACSPASKPGGFPSKASAHDSLAHGSSLREKYAGQPHLHSKSKPSPAAASRCGFCDRPGAANTCTQCSKASCDACLSTYHYDPCCKKSELHKFMPNNQLNYKSAQFSHLVYR; encoded by the exons ATGGGGAAGCCCAGTTCAATGGATGCGAAATATAAGGATGACTTATTTCGGAAGTACGTGCAGTTCCATGAAGGCAAAGTGGACACCACCCCCAGCAAGCAGCGGCCTGGCAGTGATGAGTCCCTGCGGGTGGCAGCCTCGACCCTGCTCAGCCTGCACAAGGTGGATCCCTTTTATCGATTCCGGCTGATCCAGTTCTATGAGGTGGTGGAGAGCTCCCTGCGCTCGCTGAGCTCCTCCAGTCTGCGGGCTCTGCACTGTGCCTTCAGTGTGCTCGAAACGGTGGGTGTCAACCTTTTCCTCTACCCGTGGAAGAAGGAATTCAGAAGCATCAAG ACCTACACGGGCCCCTTTGTTTATTACGTCAAGTCCACATTACTGGAAGAGGACATCCGAGCCATCCTGAATTACATGGGCTACGTGCCCGAGTTGGGGACTGCGTACAAGCTCAAAGAGCTGGTAGAGACCCTCCAAGTGAAGATGGTCTCCTTTGAGCTCTTTCTGGCCAAGGTGGAGTGTGAACAGATGCTGGAAATCCACTCCCAAGTCAAGGACAAAGGCTACTCTGAGTTGGACGTGGTGAGCGAGCGCAGGAGCAGCGTGGAGGACGTGCGTGGCTGCTCAGACGCCCTGCGGCGGCGGGCCGAGGGCCGGGAGCACCTGACAACCTCCATGGCCCGCGTGGTGCTCCAGAAGTCGGCCAGCGAGCGGGCAGCCAAGGACTACTACAAGCCCCGTGTGACCAAGCCCTCAAGGTCGGTGGACACCTACGACAATTACTGGGAGAGCCGGAAGCCGCCCCTGAAGGCCTCGTTGAGCCTGCGGAaggagcctgtggcagcagactTGGGGGACGACCTCAAGGACGAGATCATCCGCCCGTCCCCCTCGCTCCTGGCCATGTCCAGCTCCCCCCACGGCAGCCCGGATGACCTGccgtccccctcccccaacaatgGCCTTGGCTTGCTGCGTGGCACGTACTTCTCCACTCAGGAGGATGTGGATCTGTACACAGACTCGGAGCCCAGGGCCACGTACCGAAGGCAGGATGCCCTGCGGCCAGATGTCTGGCTGGTCAGAAGTGACGCCCACCCCATCTACCACAAGCGCTCGCCCCCCGCCAAAGAGTCCGCCCTCTCCAAGTGCCAAAACTGCGGTCTGTCCTGCAGCTCCTCCCTCTGCCAGCGCTGCGACAGCCTGCTCGCCTGCTCCCCGGCCTCCAAGCCCGGCGGCTTCCCCAGCAAGGCCTCCGCCCACGACAGCCTGGCCCACGGGTCATCTCTGCGGGAGAAGTATGCAGGCCAGCCGCACCTCCACTCGAAATCCAAGCCCTCCCCTGCAGCCGCCTCCCGCTGTGGCTTCTGTGACCGCCCGGGGGCCGCCAACACCTGCACCCAGTGTTCAAAAGCCTCCTGCGACGCCTGCCTCAGCACCTACCATTACGACCCCTGCTGCAAAAAGAGCGAGCTGCACAAGTTCATGCCCAACAACCAGCTGAACTACAAGTCTGCCCAGTTCTCCCATCTCGTGTACAGATAG